Sequence from the Streptomyces sp. NBC_00358 genome:
TCGTTGCCACCGAGGTCCCGCACCGCGAACTCGGCACCAGTGGAAGGGAAGTTGAACGCTCCGCAGTTGTTGATGCCGACCGCGCCGACGTTGCGGGCGTCCACGTTCTCGAAGGACGCCGAGCCGGCGGAGCGGGCGCTGAGCACGGACGTGCCGGTGCCGTCCACGCGGATGTCCTTGAAGTGGACGCCCCGGATGGCGTACTTGTCCTTCACCGGGAAGTCGGAGACCAGCATGATCGCGTTGTAGGAGTTGTCGAGGAAGTGGTCGCCGGCGACCTGGACATCGGCGTCGATGTCCCGTTCCAGGGCGTAGAACCAGATGGCGCCGAGACCGATCTTCCAGTTGAGCTCGAACGGACCTGAGCGGACCGTGGTGTTGTCCGTGATCCACAGGTGTCCGGTGAACGGCTGCGCGCCGAACCGGGATCCGACCTGGATGGCGCTGCCCTCCCTGACCGGGTCGGCGACGAGGTTGCCGGTGACCCGGTTGTCGGTACCGCCGTACAGAGCGATGCCGTTGGCGAGGACCGGACTCTGCACGGTGTTGTGGGTGAAGGCGTTGCGCGCGTCGCCGGTCTTCTCCGACCACATGGCCAGGCCGTCGTCGCCGGTGTTTCGGACGAAGGTGTCCGAGACGGTGGAACCGGTGACGCCTGTATGGAAGTTGAGGCCGTCGGCGATCTGGTCGGCGATCACGTCGCGCGTGATGCGCAGCCGCGTCATCGGGCCGTCGAACCACATGCCGACCTTGGTGTGGTGCAGGTAGAGGCCGTCGATGGTCGAGTCGCTCAGCGCCCCGCCCACGGCGTTGACCTGGTCGGTGTCGATGCGTTCGCGCACGTCGCCCTCGACGGCGAAGCCGGACAGGTGGACGTGGTGACTGCCGCCGTCCGCCGCGTCCTTGCCGTAGAAGCCGACGCCGGTGTGCACCGAGCCGTCGGGGGCGGGGGTGTCGAGGGTGACCTGGTGGCCCTTGACGATCGTGTACCAGTTGCCCGCCCCGACGATGGTCACGTCGTCCACGACGATGTGCCGGTTCACCTGATACGTGCCCGGCGGCAGGTACACCTTGAGGTGCCGCTGCCTTGCGTACGCGATGGCCCGGTCGAACGCGTCGCCCGCGTCACGTCGCCCGGTGGGGTCGGCGCCGAACGCGAGCACGTTCGCGGCACGCGGTTCGATGTGCGGGGGCGCGACGAGCTGGGTGTCGAGCAGGTCGATCACGGTCCAGGCCGCGGCGCTGCCCCGGGGCGCCGTGAGGCGGACGGTGTCACCCGCCTCGTACCGCTTCCCGAGCAGCAGCCGCTGCTCGTCGTAGAAGTGACTGGGCCTGAACGGCTTGTCGACGACGGGCGCCGGGGTGGTCGCGGCGGGAACGCATCCGCACTCGGTGATCCACCAGTCCGGGTGCAGCAGGTCGCCCTGCGGGTCGTTGCTGAACGGGTACTGGTTGTAGAGCCAGGAGTACCGCGAGGTGAGCGTCATCGTGCCGCGATGTCCGCCGCCGACCGAGACGTCGAGCGGCGCGGTGATGCCGCCGCCTCCGGGGGCGTCGGGGATGCTGTAGCGCACGGTGAGAGCGTTGGCGGCGCGGGGCAGAGTGAACTCGACGTGCTGGCCCGGCTTCAAGCGCACCGCCGCTCGGCCGGACGCCTCGGAGGGCAGGGTGTAGGCGGTGCGGTCGGGGCCGATGACGGTGCCGTCGGTGGACGCGTTCTCCGCCTCCTGTTCGGCGAAGTCCACCTTGGCGCCGCGCCCTGCGACGAGGGCGGGGTCGAGCGCGGCCCGGGTCACCGCGGGGGTGCCGACGCCACCGCCGGCCCCAGGAGCGGCCGGGGCGGGTGTGCCGAGCGCGAGCACGAGTCCGGTGGCCGCCGCGGTCACCGCCGCGGCCGTCCTGGCCGGTCTTCGCGCACGGCTGCGGACCCGCTCCGCGGCCGCGTGTGTGGTGTACCGCGACATCAGATTCTCGTTTCTCTCGGAACGGACGAACCAGGACGCACGAGGACGGGTGAGGGCTTCGAACGGGTGAGGGTTACGGACCGGTGAGGGTTACGGACCGGTGAGGGTTACGGAGCAGCAAGGGTTACCGACGGCGATCAGGCACGGGCGCGATCGAGCAGGGCAGGGCGAACGGGCGATACGAGGGTGCCGGGACCGCGCGGAACGCGGCGGCGCGGGGTGAACAGGCCGTGCCGGTGCCGTGACAGTAGGGCGTGGCAGGGCACCCCTACAAGGCACTGGACGCATCTTTCCACTCGCGAGTAGAGATTCTGCGCGGCTTCGTCGATTTCTTGCAGGGCTCAAGGCGCACAGGCGCGGAACCGGAACGCCTGGGTCGGACACCCCGCCCCGAACGAGTGGCCAGGCGAGGGAGGACGTCGCAGAGGACTCAGGGGCGGTTCAGACCCCACGTCTGCAAGGCGAAGGGCCGCCCCTTCTCCTCACCGGTGATCAGCGGCACGTCGAGCCGGCTGAATCCCGCCTTGGTGGCCACGCCGACGCTGGCGGTGTTCTCGGCCTCCAGTTCCAGGATCACCTGCTCCGCGCCGAGCTCCTCGAAGGCGTACGCGGCCATCACCCGTACCGCTCGCACCGCCAGCCCCTGGCCGCGGTGCGCCGGGCCGACCGCGTAGCCGAGCTCCGTGCCCTCGGGGGCACGCCGCAGCATCACCTCGCCGAGCGGTGCGCCGCCGTCGACGGTGATCGCGAGCAGAACGGCCGTGCCCTGCGCCCGCAGCTGCCGGTCCCGGTCCAGGCGGGCCCGGGCGGCCACTTCGTCGAACGGGGAGACGATCGGCGTCCAGTACGCGACGTCGGGGTGATCGAACAGCGCCGGCATCGCCGTCAGGTCCGCCTCCGTCCAGTCACGCAGGACGAGGCCCTCCCCTGCGAGCTCGATCCGCTCGGGAAAGGACGGCGTGCTGCTGCTCATGGTGCGGAACCTCTCTGGCTTGTACAGGACGAGGAAGGATAACCGGGCGCGGGCAGCCTGATCACCTGCCGGTTCCCGCGCTCGTGATCGTCCTCAAGGGCGGGCCGACCGCACGGCCAGCAGGAGCCCGCTCGCCCAGGCCATACGGACGGAGCGAAAATCCTCTCGTCCTTCCAGCTCGGCCAGGAGGCGCTCGACCGCGCCCGCGTGGTCCTCAGGCCAGTCGGGCCGCGGGTCGAGGTCGTCGATCACATATGTCCCGCCCACGGCAACGAGCGCCAAGGCCCGTTCCAGGTGGGCGAACTTGCCGGGCCAGGTGTCCGCGAACACCAGGTCGAACGGCTCCCCGTCATAGTCCTGCAGCCACGCGCCGGCGTCTCCGGCCACGAAGGTCACCCGCGGATCGGACACGAACTGCTCACGGGCGACCTTCTGCACGACCTCGTCCCGTTCGATGGTGACCAGACGAGAAGCGCTGTCCATCCCACTGAGCAGCCACGCGGTGCCCTCGCCCACTCCCGTACCGAGTTCGAGGATGCGGCCGGCGGGACAGGCGGTCGCCAGGACGGCCAGCAGGCTGCCGGTTCGCTCCTCGCTGGACCTGGTGAAATCCGCCTTGCGCGCCGCGGCACGCAGGGTCGGCAGTGAAACCGGGAATCGGCTCGGGATGTCGTCCATCCGGGGATCCTCCAGTCCGAACGCCCGCCCCGCAACACGCTTTGCGGTCCTTTCAGCGCCGTTATCCGGCCGGTTCACGGCACTACGAGATTTCCGCCGGAGTCCGGCGCCGGTTCCGAAGCTCGTCGGCGGCGCGGGCTCGGCGAGATGCCCCGCGCGGATCACACCGTTCGAGGCACACTCGAAATTCCGAACCTTACGGAACTTACGGAACTTGCGGAACTTACGGGACAGCGCTGACGCCGCCGATAAGATGCCCGAGGTGGTCCGCCGCCCCCTGGCAGGCACAAGCCCGAGCCCGGTCCGGGTCCGGGTCCAGGTCCAGGTCTAGGTCCAGGTCCAGGTCCAGCAAGTTGACCGCCGAGTGAGAGGACCGCCAGTGAGCCAGCAGGGTTCCGTCCGTGCGGCCGTGTTCTCGGCCGGGTCCTGGGGGACCGCCGTCGCCAAGATCCTGGCCGATGCCGGCAGCAGCGTCGTCGTCCACGCCCGCCGCGGCGAGATCGCCGAAGCGATCAACACCGTTCACCGCAACCCCGGTTACTTTCCGGACGTGGAGCTGCCGGCCTCCCTGACCGCCACGACCGACCCGGCCGCCGCGCTGGACGGCGCGGACCATCTCGTGTTGTCCATCCCCGCGCAGTCCCTGCGGAGCAGCCTCGCAGCGTGGGCACCGCACATCGGGCCCGACACCATGATCGTGTCCCTGATGAAGGGCATCGAGCTGGGCAGCGGAGAACGGGCGAGCCAGGTCATCGCCGAGGTGACCGGCGTGAGCGCGGACCGGGTCGCGGTGCTGTCGGGCCCCAACCTGGCCCGCGAGATCATGGACGGCCGACCCGCGGCCGCGACCGTCGCCTGCTCCGACGAGAACGCCGCCCGCCGCTTCCAACAGGCCTGTCACACCCCCTACTTCCGTCCCTACACCAGTACCGACGTGACCGGTTGCGAGCTCGGCGGCGCGGTGAAGAACGTCATCGCCCTGGCCGTCGGCATCGCCTCCGGCCGGGGCCTGGGCGACAACGCCTCGGCCATGCTCATCACGCGTGGCCTGGCCGAGACCACTCGGTTGGCTGTCGCCCTGGGCGCCGACCCGGCCACCCTCGCCGGGTTGGCCGGGCTCGGCGACCTGACGGCGACGTGCACGTCCCCGCTGTCCCGCAACCGAACGTTCGGCACCCACCTCGGTCGCGGCCTGAGCGTCGAGCAGGCCACCGCCGCCACCCGTCGGACGACCGAGGGCGTCAAGTCCGCCGAATCGATCCTCGCCCTGGCCCACACCCACGGCGTGGAAATGCCGATCACGGAAGTCGTCTCCGCACTGCTGCTGGAGAAGGTCACCCTCGACCAGGCCGCGGCCGCGCTGATGCAACGACCGCCCGGAACCGAGCACTGACCGCAGGCACCCGGTCTCGCGAGGCCGCCCGCGGCGCCGCTGCCCGATGGAGTTCCCAGGTTGCGGCGCATGCTCGACGGCGTCGGCCGGCCACGTCGGGGACACGGCTCCCTCCGGTCTACAGAGCGTGGTGCAGCCAGCGCTGGAGCACGTCGTTGACGTCCGCCGGCAGTGCGCTGATCTGATCGATGACCGCACGGTCTTCGGGCATCGGGGGGATGCCGGCGGCGGTGAGGGTCGCATGCAGGTCGAGGCGCCGCCGGTCCTGCGGGTCGAGGGTGTATCCGAGGCGGTGGGCGGGGTTGGGCGGCGGCAGGAGGAAGTCGATGTCGTCGCCGAGCTGCGCCGGAGCCGGCCAGGCGCCGCCTCGGGGGTTTACGGCATAGGGGTCGACGAAGGCGCAGGAACTGAGGCTCTCGTTGCTCCAAGGGGTCATCTCTGTCTCCTCACCGGAAGAAATGCGAACTACCGGTCCAGAGGTGCGCGCGGGCCCCTTCGGTTGCGCAGGCGACCCCGACTTCACGCTGACGGAGCCTTCGGCGGCTGATCACCTCGTGTGACCAGCAGACGACAACGCTGCGCCGAAGCTGTGACTTCCGGGACGAACCGTTCACCACAAAGGCTCGGCCAGGTGCTGGAGTTGAGGGAGTTCGCGATGCCGCCACAAGGCGAACCTCAGCCACGTGCCGGCCTTCCGACCCCAAGTCCCTTTTGACGCCGAACCCCGACGCGGCGCCACCGGCCGCACGCCCAAGCAGGACGACGAAGCTCCCAGGATCGGTCCGCCGCACACCCGCAGGGCACGCTGTCCAGGCCATGGAAATCAAGCGCCGCCACACTCACCGCAAGACCGGCAAGGTAGAGACGAAGACCGTCCCGGCCCATCGATCAAGCCGGAAATGCAGTGCGGGCTTTGGTCACGGGATGAGGGTGATCCGGTCGCCGGTGTCGGTACGCCAGGCTTGTTCGACTTCTTTGAGAGGCACGGCCTTCGAACGGACATCGAACTCGCCCTTGGCGATGGCGTGGACGAGTTTGGGCAGCTCCTTCAGCCAATCCCGGCCGGGGACCGAGCCGATACCGCTTCCGACGATCTGCAGTCGTGCTGCCCGCAGAGCGGCCGAGGGGATCGGGGAAGTGGGCCCGGCTACAGACCCGATCTGGAGCCAGGTGATCGGGTCGGAACGCTCCTTACGGGCAGTGATCATGTCGACGATGCCGACCGCGGCCGGCTCGCCCCACAGATAGTCGATGACCACGTCGACGTTCGCGGCCTCGGCGAGCCGGTCGAGTGGGAGCACCTCGTCCGCACCAAGCGAACGAAGAGCCTCAAGGGCGGCGGCGTTGCGGCCGGCGCCGATGACATGGGCGGCGCCGAACCTCTTGGCCACCTGGACGGCCATG
This genomic interval carries:
- a CDS encoding glycosyl hydrolase family 28-related protein → MSRYTTHAAAERVRSRARRPARTAAAVTAAATGLVLALGTPAPAAPGAGGGVGTPAVTRAALDPALVAGRGAKVDFAEQEAENASTDGTVIGPDRTAYTLPSEASGRAAVRLKPGQHVEFTLPRAANALTVRYSIPDAPGGGGITAPLDVSVGGGHRGTMTLTSRYSWLYNQYPFSNDPQGDLLHPDWWITECGCVPAATTPAPVVDKPFRPSHFYDEQRLLLGKRYEAGDTVRLTAPRGSAAAWTVIDLLDTQLVAPPHIEPRAANVLAFGADPTGRRDAGDAFDRAIAYARQRHLKVYLPPGTYQVNRHIVVDDVTIVGAGNWYTIVKGHQVTLDTPAPDGSVHTGVGFYGKDAADGGSHHVHLSGFAVEGDVRERIDTDQVNAVGGALSDSTIDGLYLHHTKVGMWFDGPMTRLRITRDVIADQIADGLNFHTGVTGSTVSDTFVRNTGDDGLAMWSEKTGDARNAFTHNTVQSPVLANGIALYGGTDNRVTGNLVADPVREGSAIQVGSRFGAQPFTGHLWITDNTTVRSGPFELNWKIGLGAIWFYALERDIDADVQVAGDHFLDNSYNAIMLVSDFPVKDKYAIRGVHFKDIRVDGTGTSVLSARSAGSASFENVDARNVGAVGINNCGAFNFPSTGAEFAVRDLGGNDGGGTTGPWMASWELPNTITCDDRPPVIPPPAPAPW
- a CDS encoding GNAT family N-acetyltransferase, which translates into the protein MSSSTPSFPERIELAGEGLVLRDWTEADLTAMPALFDHPDVAYWTPIVSPFDEVAARARLDRDRQLRAQGTAVLLAITVDGGAPLGEVMLRRAPEGTELGYAVGPAHRGQGLAVRAVRVMAAYAFEELGAEQVILELEAENTASVGVATKAGFSRLDVPLITGEEKGRPFALQTWGLNRP
- a CDS encoding O-methyltransferase; this encodes MDDIPSRFPVSLPTLRAAARKADFTRSSEERTGSLLAVLATACPAGRILELGTGVGEGTAWLLSGMDSASRLVTIERDEVVQKVAREQFVSDPRVTFVAGDAGAWLQDYDGEPFDLVFADTWPGKFAHLERALALVAVGGTYVIDDLDPRPDWPEDHAGAVERLLAELEGREDFRSVRMAWASGLLLAVRSARP
- a CDS encoding NAD(P)H-dependent glycerol-3-phosphate dehydrogenase, translating into MSQQGSVRAAVFSAGSWGTAVAKILADAGSSVVVHARRGEIAEAINTVHRNPGYFPDVELPASLTATTDPAAALDGADHLVLSIPAQSLRSSLAAWAPHIGPDTMIVSLMKGIELGSGERASQVIAEVTGVSADRVAVLSGPNLAREIMDGRPAAATVACSDENAARRFQQACHTPYFRPYTSTDVTGCELGGAVKNVIALAVGIASGRGLGDNASAMLITRGLAETTRLAVALGADPATLAGLAGLGDLTATCTSPLSRNRTFGTHLGRGLSVEQATAATRRTTEGVKSAESILALAHTHGVEMPITEVVSALLLEKVTLDQAAAALMQRPPGTEH
- a CDS encoding quinone oxidoreductase family protein, producing MYAAVVHSFGAPPRYEQFSDPVARGKNEVVVDVLAAGLHPRVRSQSDGSHYTSTGELPLIPGIDGVVRGPDGRLRYAILDVTSLGTLAECTVIDADRSIVLPKRVDPVIVAAAMNPAMSSWVALRRRVDFKRGQSVLILGATGNAGRMAVQVAKRFGAAHVIGAGRNAAALEALRSLGADEVLPLDRLAEAANVDVVIDYLWGEPAAVGIVDMITARKERSDPITWLQIGSVAGPTSPIPSAALRAARLQIVGSGIGSVPGRDWLKELPKLVHAIAKGEFDVRSKAVPLKEVEQAWRTDTGDRITLIP